In the genome of Telluria mixta, the window ATCTCCATGCCGCCCATCGAGCCGCCCTTGTCGCCCATGACCATGTAGTCCGGGACGATCCTGCCGATCTTCTCGGCGATGCCGCGGTGGTCGACGCCGATCAGGGTCGGCACGTTGTGGCCCATCGCGTTCATCGTGTGGTGGGACTTGTGGCAGTGCAGGGCCCAGTCGCCGGGTTCGTTGGCGACGAATTCGATCGCCCGCATCTGGCCCACCCCGACGTCGGTCGTCACCTCGGGCCAGCGGCTGGCCGGATGCGTCCAGCCGCCGTCGGTGCCGGTGACTTCGAACTCGTGGCCGTGCAGGTGGATCGGGTGGTTCGTCATGGTCAGGTTGCCGACGCGGATGCGCACCCGGTCGCCCTGGCGCACCGGCAGCGAGTCGATGCCCGGGAAGACCCGGCTGTTGAACGTCCAGAGGTTCTGGTCCAGCATGGTGTTGACCTTCGGCGTATAACTGCCCGGGTCGATGTCATAGCTGCTCAACAGGAATACGAAGTCGCGGTCGACGGCAAACTTCGCCCGGTCCTTCGGGTGGGTCACCCAGAAGCCCATCATGCCCATCGCCATCTGCGTCATCTCGTCGGCGTGCGGGTGGTACATGAAGGTGCCGGGACGCCGCGCCACGAATTCGTAGACGAACGTTTTCCCCGGCGCGATACCAGGCTGGGTCAGGCCGGTCACGCCATCCATGCCGTTGGGCAGGCGTTGGCCATGCCAGTGCACACTGGTGTGCTCGGGCAGTCTGTTCGTCACGAAGATGCGTACCCGGTCGCCTTCGACCACTTCGATCGTCGGGCCGGGCGATTGGCCGTTGTAACCCCACAGGTTGACCTTCATCCCCGGCGCGAACTCGCGCACGACGGGCTCGGCCACCAGATGGAACTCCTTGACGCCATTGTTCATCCGCCAGGGAAGGGACCAGCCGTTCAGCGTCACGACGGGATTGAATGGCAGCCCGGTGGAGGGGAGCGGCGGCACATGGGTTTTCGCATTGTCCATGACCACTGCTTCAGGCAGCGATGCCGCGCCCACGCGGCTCACGGCCGCCGTGCTCACGGCAACGGCGCCCGCGCCTTTGAAGAAATCTCGACGTGAAATCATTGTGCTGTCCTCGAATCGGTAGTGCCGCCCGCATTCATGGCGAACTGGAGGTTGGTGTCGGCGATCCAGAAATCGCGTTGCGCGGCGATCGCGGCGTTGACGGCCGTGAGTTGTTCGCGCGACTCGGCGAGCAGCTCGAAGGTACTGGCGAGCATGCCGTTGTAGCGCAGCAGGACTTCGTCTGCGATCTGCCTGCGCAGCGGGACGATGTCGTCGCGATAATGGCGGGCGATGTCGTAGGCGGTGCGGTAGCTGGCGTATGCCTGGCGCACCTCGGAGCGCGCCTTCACGGCGACATCGCCGGTACGGTGGACCGCCGCCATGTACGAGGCCTGCGCCCGCGCCACGCGTGCGCCGCCCCAGTCGAACAGCGGCAGCTCGAGGGAGACTTCATACCCGTTCTCGCGCGGCGCACCGGTCGTGCTCTTGTTGACATAGCCGGCATCGAAGACGTTGATGAAGCGCGTCGTCTGCGTCAGGCCGAGCGCCTGCGCCGTGGCCTGCGCATCCTGGCGCGCGATGAGGACGTCGAGCCGCTGCGACAGCGCATCCGCCTCGGCATTCGCCGCCAGCCGTGGTTGGGCCGGGAGGTCGGGGAGCCGGTCCGGCAGGGTGAAGTCAATGGATGGTCCCCACAGGCCCAGCAGCCGGACCAGTTCCTCGCGCGCCGTGGTGGCCTGCAGGCGCGCCTGCGCCTGCTGGGTCAGGGCGTCCTGGTAGAAGGCACGCTCGCGCGCCGCGTCCAGTGCGCTCCAGTTGCCGGCAGCCCGCATGCGCGCGGCGAGTTCGGCGGCCGCCTCGGCCGAGCCGCGCACCTGGTCCGCGAAGGTCGCGGCCTGCGCGGCGGCGACGGCGCCGTACCAGGCCTTGCGCGTGTCCGCCGCCAGCTTCACCGACTGCATGGCTGCCTGGAGCTTGGCCTGCTCGAAGCGCCGGCCCTCGATGCGGCTGCGCGCCGGCAGCGTCAGGAGCGCGGCCAGGTTGAATGTCAGGCTGCGGTCGATTTCGGTTTCGCCGCCGCCGCGCACCCGGCCGAAGCCGAAGCCCGGGTTGGGCAGGCGGCCTGCCTGCACGAAGTCCGCCTCGGAGATCGCCAGGTCGGCCAGTGTCGCTTGCAGGCCCTGGTTGTTGAGCAGGGCGATGCGCACCGCCGCATCGGCGCCGACAGGTTTGGACAGCAGGGTCCTGATTTCGGACTGGACGGCTTGGGTGTCCTGGTCCCGCTTCAGTGGCGCCGGCTGCGCGATGCGCTCCTGCGTCATGCGCGCAACGTCGTCGATGCCGCCGTCCCGCGAAAAGCTGGCGCAGCCTGCGAGGAGCGCGGCGCTTGCCGCCACCGCCAGTCGACCGAGGCCGGATTTTGTCAGTGAATTCATTGGCGCGCGCCTCCGTGTTCGTGCTTGTCGGCCTCGCCGTCCGCGCCCGCGACTGCGCGATTGGCGGCCACCCAGGCTTTGTCGGGCGACCTTGCCGGTTCCTTCGCCGCGACGTGGTCCTCGAAGACGGAGCGGTACTGCAGGGGCGCGACAGGTGCGTCCGGGTCGGCCGCGGCGGGCATCGCCTGGTCCGCTTGCGCGCAAGCGAGCAACGGCATGCCGGCCGCAAACAGCAGCAGGTATGAAAGTTTCATGTTGTTGGTTCGTGTTGATTGAGGGCCGAGGTGCGGCCCGATGCGCCTGGTCAGCGCGCCTGGAACATCAAACGAACCAACCCCGCGGTGGCCGCTCGAGGGTGGCGGGAACGAAGGACGTCATGGCGGCTTCCACGCCGGCGTT includes:
- a CDS encoding copper oxidase, whose product is MISRRDFFKGAGAVAVSTAAVSRVGAASLPEAVVMDNAKTHVPPLPSTGLPFNPVVTLNGWSLPWRMNNGVKEFHLVAEPVVREFAPGMKVNLWGYNGQSPGPTIEVVEGDRVRIFVTNRLPEHTSVHWHGQRLPNGMDGVTGLTQPGIAPGKTFVYEFVARRPGTFMYHPHADEMTQMAMGMMGFWVTHPKDRAKFAVDRDFVFLLSSYDIDPGSYTPKVNTMLDQNLWTFNSRVFPGIDSLPVRQGDRVRIRVGNLTMTNHPIHLHGHEFEVTGTDGGWTHPASRWPEVTTDVGVGQMRAIEFVANEPGDWALHCHKSHHTMNAMGHNVPTLIGVDHRGIAEKIGRIVPDYMVMGDKGGSMGGMEMPIPENTLPMMTGDGPFGGVEMGGMFTVLKVRHDQKRGDYTDPGWYKHPAGTLAYEWTGRLAEPARSADAGRSLMPATSRPDVKLQVRKPSGHGEH
- a CDS encoding TolC family protein; this encodes MNSLTKSGLGRLAVAASAALLAGCASFSRDGGIDDVARMTQERIAQPAPLKRDQDTQAVQSEIRTLLSKPVGADAAVRIALLNNQGLQATLADLAISEADFVQAGRLPNPGFGFGRVRGGGETEIDRSLTFNLAALLTLPARSRIEGRRFEQAKLQAAMQSVKLAADTRKAWYGAVAAAQAATFADQVRGSAEAAAELAARMRAAGNWSALDAARERAFYQDALTQQAQARLQATTAREELVRLLGLWGPSIDFTLPDRLPDLPAQPRLAANAEADALSQRLDVLIARQDAQATAQALGLTQTTRFINVFDAGYVNKSTTGAPRENGYEVSLELPLFDWGGARVARAQASYMAAVHRTGDVAVKARSEVRQAYASYRTAYDIARHYRDDIVPLRRQIADEVLLRYNGMLASTFELLAESREQLTAVNAAIAAQRDFWIADTNLQFAMNAGGTTDSRTAQ